The following proteins are co-located in the Enoplosus armatus isolate fEnoArm2 chromosome 10, fEnoArm2.hap1, whole genome shotgun sequence genome:
- the cetn4 gene encoding uncharacterized protein cetn4 codes for MASSYRKPAPSASQRKKAGPKIELTEEQKQEIKEAFDLFDTDGTGTIDVKELKVAMRALGFEPKKEEIKKMIADIDKEGSGTIDFSDFLSMMTLKMSEKDSKEEIMKAFRLFDDDCTGRISFKNLKRVAKELGENLTDEELQEMIDEADRDGDGEVNEQEFLRIMKKTNLY; via the exons ATG GCTTCAAGTTACCGAAAACCAGCTCCTTCGGCTAGCCAAAGGAAAAAGGCAGGTCCCAAAATCGAACTGACTGAGGAGCAAAAGCAAGAAATTAAGGAGGCATTTGATCTCTTTGACACAGATGGAACTGGAACAATAGACGTGAAGGAGCTAAAG GTTGCCATGAGAGCTCTTGGGTTTGAaccaaagaaagaagaaatcaaGAAGATGATTGCAGACATTGATAAAGAGGGCTCTGGAACAATTGACTTCAGTGACTTTCTCAGTATGATGACACTGAAAATG AGTGAAAAGGATTCCAAAGAAGAAATAATGAAGGCTTTTCGGCTGTTTGATGATGACTGCACGGGAAGAATTTCATTCAAAAATCTCAAGAGAGTTGCAAAGGAGCTGGGTGAAAACCTTACAGATGAAGAGCTACAG GAAATGATTGACgaggcagacagagatggagacggTGAGGTCAACGAGCAGGAGTTCTTGAGGATAATGAAGAAGACCAATCTTTACTGA
- the bbs12 gene encoding Bardet-Biedl syndrome 12 protein, translated as MLGSTIINQRQHVGLQKLSALAGITQSSLGPSKKYKFIQDDTSGESTLVCSCFRIFENLELTCAVGQLVYETIQAHQKVYHTGSGCLLFLAGSWSRAALECLQRGISVAHIISAMSEGMEICLDVCRKCSVSTESLGVKQSESCTAASHGSGLSKKSIVEASQASCHLQGTTKVGHKILSAVGQRKIKLSRHFCEAKSENVPKVQQLHQPKLPDIAHLAEGLSHGCVDAMNLVIEASRIQSKKNPQDISISTFDVTKVVTCVLPGLPEEHACVLPGCIVVLSAEQASVAHHLKEQRLRVILINGDLSDTYRHLGFSRPTGIQCVSDQSNLSNSSKEQEWMEKVVTLLLNLEVNLILVSGLVSEEVIQRCCRHHILVVEKVKASILKAFANATGAVLVTYATQLSKHCVGTGVKAVIWRDLSSHERKPLTTVNISTGENSELVTVILTSCVHGKLQALEDQFWTCAYRLHHVLKDKFLLPGAGVTEMLCVQRLQKQVEHHVKHHGERTGDSVQQTKAANPYRGVVLLLMADGLIDYISTVMVNTGRFSRVRARTAVNQQLQDYNESQDIAAKFSQLFLEGEQEDSAVPSPIKSSEAPAVKIYDSFSVKHEAWRKALDLVFLVLQADAEVITGIDQKTDGAQENLMLL; from the coding sequence ATGCTGGGAAGTACAATTATAAACCAACGACAACATGTTGGACTGCAGAAGCTCTCAGCGCTGGCAGGAATCACACAGTCCTCTTTGGGCCccagtaaaaagtacaagttTATCCAAGATGACACAAGTGGGGAGTCAACTCTTGTGTGCTCGTGTTTTCGCATCTTTGAGAACCTGGAGCTGACCTGCGCGGTGGGTCAGCTGGTTTACGAGACTATTCAAGCCCACCAGAAGGTCTATCATACAGGTTCGGGATGCCTGCTGTTTCTTGCAGGATCATGGAGCCGTGCTGCTCTGGAGTGCCTTCAGAGAGGAATTTCAGTAGCACACATCATTTCGGCTATGTCTGAAGGGATGGAAATATGCTTGGATGTTTGCAGGAAATGCAGCGTCTCAACTGAGAGTCTTGGTGTGAAACAATCAGAGAGCTGCACTGCAGCATCTCATGGTTCAGGACTGTCAAAGAAATCCATTGTGGAGGCTTCACAGGCATCGTGCCATCTTCAAGGGACAACAAAAGTTGGTCACAAGATTCTAAGCGCTGTTGGCCAAAGGAAAATAAAGctcagcagacatttttgtgAAGCCAAGTCTGAAAATGTCCCCAAAGTTCAGCAACTTCATCAGCCTAAGCTTCCTGACATTGCACACCTTGCTGAGGGATTGAGTCACGGTTGCGTCGATGCAATGAATTTAGTAATCGAAGCCAGCCGAATACAATCAAAAAAGAATCCGCAAGATATCAGCATTTCCACGTTTGATGTTACTAAAGTGGTGACTTGTGTGTTACCTGGTTTACCGGAGGAGCATGCATGCGTTTTACCAGGATGCATTGTTGTCTTATCTGCTGAACAGGCTTCAGTTGCACATCACTTAAAAGAACAGCGCTTGAGGGTTATTCTAATTAATGGAGATTTATCAGATACCTATCGCCATCTTGGCTTTAGTAGACCAACCGgtatacagtgtgtgagtgacCAGTCAAATCTGTCAAATTCAAGCAAAGAGCAAGAGTGGATGGAAAAGGTTGTGACACTTCTGTTGAACCTGGAAGTGAACTTGATACTAGTCAGTGGGCTTGTTAGTGAAGAAGTGATTCAACGCTGTTGTAGGCATCATATACTTgtggtggaaaaagtgaagGCTTCCATTTTGAAGGCCTTCGCTAATGCAACAGGAGCTGTTCTAGTGACTTACGCCACACAGTTGAGTAAGCACTGTGTTGGCACTGGGGTGAAGGCTGTGATATGGAGGGACCTCAGCAGCCATGAGAGGAAGCCTTTAACAACTGTGAATATATCCACTGGAGAGAACAGCGAGTTGGTCACAGTGATTCTCACAAGCTGTGTACATGGCAAGCTGCAGGCCCTGGAGGACCAGTTTTGGACATGTGCTTATCGTTTACACCACGTGCTGAAAGACAAATTCCTCCTGCCTGGTGCTGGAGTGACGGAAATGCTTTGTGTTCAGCGCCTTCAAAAGCAAGTGGAGCACCATGTCAAGCATCACGGAGAGAGGACTGGGGACTCTGTCCAacaaaccaaagcagctaaCCCTTACAGGGGTGTAGTGTTGCTCCTCATGGCAGATGGTTTAATAGATTACATATCTACTGTAATGGTTAACACTGGAAGGTTTTCAAGAGTCAGAGCCAGGACTGCAGTGAACCAACAACTGCAGGACTATAACGAAAGTCAAGACATTGCAGCAAAGTTCTCACAACTTTTCTTGGAAGGTGAACAAGAGGATAGTGCAGTTCCCTCCCCCATCAAATCCAGTGAAGCACCAGCAGTAAAGATCTATGATAGTTTCAGTGTGAAGCATGAAGCATGGAGGAAAGCCTTAGATCTGGTTTTCCTGGTCTTACAGGCTGACGCAGAGGTCATCACAGGCATTGACCAAAAAACTGATGGTGCACAGGAAAACCTGATGCTGTTATGA
- the fgf2 gene encoding fibroblast growth factor 2 translates to MATGEITTLPSTPEDGGSGGFPPGSFKDPKRLYCKNGGFFLRIKSDGGVDGIREKNDPHIKLQLQATSVGEVVIKGVCANRYLAMNRDGRLFGARRATDECHFLERLESNNYNTYRSRKYPNMYVALKRTGQYKSGSKTGPGQKAILFLPMSAKC, encoded by the exons atggccACGGGAGAAATCACAACACTTCCCTCCACACCTGAAGACGGCGGCAGCGGCGGCTTTCCTCCTGGGAGCTTCAAGGATCCCAAAAGGTTGTACTGTAAAAACGGGGGCTTCTTCTTGAGGATAAAGTCTGACGGGGGAGTGGATGGAATCCGGGAGAAGAACGACCCCCACA TAAAGCTTCAACTGCAGGCGACTTCAGTGGGGGAGGTGGTCATCAAAGGAGTTTGTGCTAACCGCTATCTGGCCATGAACAGAGACGGGCGACTGTTTGGAGCG agaAGAGCAACAGATGAATGCCACTTCTTAGAGCGGCTTGAGAGCAACAACTACAACACTTACCGCTCCAGGAAGTACCCAAACATGTACGTGGCACTGAAGCGGACTGGCCAGTACAAGTCTGGAAGCAAAACTGGACCGGGTCAAAAGGCCATTCTTTTTCTTCCAATGTCTGCCAAGTGCTAA
- the nudt6 gene encoding nucleoside diphosphate-linked moiety X motif 6: protein MAACAFAFKLLPSLRGGFSSRASCPARSAVRAFSCTVTRCQLHRVEGSSALTGKVDRFGGVTVNLTSLPADISESSFSSLLQDSLVQWKAEGKVAVWLRVPISLSRCAAAASAHGFTFHHAKDDHAVLALWLGEGESRLPGFATHQIGVAGAVVDESNGKVLVVQDRNKTKNAWKFPGGLSDPGENIGATAVREVFEETGVRSEFRSLLSIRQQHNHPGAFGMSDMYIICRLSPLTYDINFCTQECLRCEWLDLAELAKTNATTPITSRVARLLLHGLEQGFHKIDLTVEELPAVYSGMFYQLYHRQLPPTLKS, encoded by the exons ATGGCTGCTTGTGCCTTTGCTTTCAAGCTTTTACCCTCGTTGAGAGGAGGGTTTAGCAGCAGGGCGTCTTGTCCCGCACGCTCAGCTGTCCGTGCGTTTTCGTGCACAGTCACTCGTTGTCAGCTACACAGAGTGGAGGGGTCAAGTGCCCTGACAGGCAAAGTGGACCGATTCGGTGGCGTGACGGTGAACCTGACCAGTTTACCGGCGGACATCAGCGAAAGCTCATTCAGCAGTTTGCTGCAAG ATTCTTTGGTCCAGTGGAAAGCAGAGGGGAAAGTCGCCGTGTGGCTGCGAGTGCCCATCTCACTGAGTcgatgtgctgctgctgcctctgctcacGGCTTCACCTTCCATCACGCCAAAGACGACCACGCTGTGTTGGCCCTCTGGTTGGGAGAAGGGGAAAGCAGGCTGCCGGGGTTTGCCACTCACCAAATTGGAGTGGCAG GTGCAGTTGTTGATGAATCCAATGGAAAAGTTCTTGTCGTCCAAGACAGAAACAAG ACAAAGAATGCTTGGAAGTTCCCCGGTGGCTTGTCTGATCCAGGAGAAAATATTG GTGCCACTGCCGTTCGTGAAGTCTTTGAGGAAACAGGCGTTCGCTCTGAGTTCAGATCTCTGCTCAGCATCCGGCAGCAGCACAACCACCCCGGCGCCTTCGGCATGTCGGACATGTACATCATCTGCCGACTCAGCCCGCTCACCTACGACATCAACTTCTGCACTCAGGAGTGTCTGCGCTGCGAGTGGCTGGACCTTGCCGAGCTGGCCAAGACCAACGCCACCACGCCCATCACCTCTCGCGTAGCCAGGCTTCTGCTTCACGGCCTGGAGCAGGGCTTCCACAAGATCGACCTGACCGTGGAGGAGCTTCCTGCCGTCTACTCTGGGATGTTTTATCAGCTGTACCACAGGCAGCTTCCTCCAACACTAAAATCCTAG